Proteins found in one Campylobacter concisus genomic segment:
- a CDS encoding Gfo/Idh/MocA family protein — MKLKIGIVGYNLVGKRHYMELRRSDKFEVCGVFDKENRDDVCRAPFFDEFKKFIEVAQPQAVVLCLPQYEIVEAFCQCAKYCQNILISRPIFKSVSELKEIKYASVVNKVRVCTGVDERFNPTIVSLKKALLKEEEIYSISIAHFRPLCEGNIINELSLCDIDLAKNLVDSEICSFFYTQANKTNTKICDNVGINIKMKNQILVSITDSFCGSLERFKIEVNAKEGVYFGDLIDYKLHRVNENGQMNLKTDPLNNEIKAQYDAFYDLCQSGESSELSSIDDAIKIKELF; from the coding sequence GTGAAACTCAAAATTGGCATTGTTGGATACAATCTGGTTGGCAAGCGGCACTATATGGAGCTGAGGCGTTCTGACAAATTTGAAGTTTGTGGAGTTTTTGATAAAGAAAATAGAGATGATGTTTGCAGAGCTCCGTTTTTTGATGAGTTTAAGAAATTTATAGAAGTTGCCCAACCGCAAGCTGTCGTACTTTGTTTGCCTCAATATGAGATCGTAGAGGCCTTTTGTCAGTGTGCAAAATATTGCCAAAATATCTTGATTTCAAGGCCGATATTTAAAAGTGTGAGCGAACTAAAAGAGATAAAATATGCCTCAGTGGTAAATAAAGTAAGAGTTTGCACTGGCGTTGATGAGCGCTTTAACCCAACCATCGTTTCATTAAAAAAGGCACTTTTAAAAGAAGAAGAAATTTATAGCATTTCAATTGCGCATTTTAGACCACTTTGCGAAGGAAATATTATAAATGAGCTTTCACTTTGCGATATAGACCTTGCGAAAAATTTAGTAGATAGTGAAATTTGTAGCTTTTTTTATACTCAGGCAAATAAAACAAATACCAAAATATGCGACAATGTTGGAATAAACATTAAAATGAAAAATCAAATTTTGGTGAGCATTACCGATTCGTTTTGTGGTTCATTAGAACGTTTTAAAATAGAAGTAAATGCCAAAGAAGGTGTTTATTTTGGTGATCTTATTGATTACAAACTTCACAGAGTAAATGAAAATGGTCAGATGAATTTAAAAACCGATCCTTTAAACAATGAAATAAAAGCCCAATATGATGCCTTTTATGATCTTTGTCAAAGCGGCGAAAGTAGCGAGCTTTCAAGCATTGATGATGCGATAAAAATTAAGGAGTTGTTTTGA
- the alaS gene encoding alanine--tRNA ligase, with the protein MQNLDIRKAYLDFFKSKGHEVVASAPLVPNDATLLFTNAGMVPFKSIFTGEVPRPTPPIRTSCQTCIRAGGKHNDLDNVGYTARHHTFFEMLGNFSFGEYFKKEAITYAWEFVTEVLKLPKDKLYVTVHESDDEAFEIWSTHIAKERIYRFGDHDNFWQMGDTGPCGPCSEIFYDQGAEHFNTPEDYMGGDGDRFLEIWNLVFMQYERSADGKLSPLPKPSIDTGMGLERVTAILQGKFSNYDSTLFMPLINEVAKLCGKPYVYESGASYRVISDHIRSVTFLLAQGTTFDKEGRGYVLRRILRRAIRHGYLLGIKEPFMYKLVDKVCELMSEHYTYLNEKKAAVKEQIKLEEERFLATIASGLELFESELKNTKEIFSGEAAFKLYDTFGFPLDLTADMLREKGLKVDEARFDELMSEQKARAKAAWKGSGDKSAKGDFKELLEKFGENKFIGYEELKSKSKILALLDEEFKNVDSLDAGKEGWVMFDVTPFYAQSGGQCGDSGKIVGKANVLDTQKFHGLNLSLVKTTVALKVGDEVELEVSSDRAETARHHSATHLLHAALRNVLGTHIAQAGSSVEADRLRFDFSHPKALTSEEISKVENLVNEWILNGANSKTELMKLEDAKNSGAIALFNEKYADNVRVVSFGDVSKELCGGTHVKNIDEIGSFFITKESGVSAGVRRIEAVCSRAALNLAKSFRAEIDELKDELKSAEPLNAVKKLKNELRVLKDKLKNAKNSHELVYLDINKTKLCVTSVDGGDIKTLIDEFKNEHESAAILLIQADESGKISLAAGVKNAPLKAGAWVKFAAQILGGNGGGKDDFATAGGKDASMIEDAIKDSLEYARQALEK; encoded by the coding sequence ATGCAAAATTTAGATATAAGAAAGGCATATCTTGATTTTTTTAAATCAAAAGGTCACGAAGTCGTAGCTTCAGCGCCACTCGTGCCAAACGATGCAACACTACTTTTTACTAATGCCGGTATGGTGCCGTTTAAGAGCATTTTCACAGGCGAAGTGCCACGCCCAACACCACCTATCCGCACTAGCTGTCAGACCTGCATAAGAGCTGGCGGAAAGCACAACGACCTAGATAATGTCGGCTATACAGCGCGCCACCACACATTTTTTGAGATGCTAGGAAATTTTAGCTTTGGTGAATACTTTAAAAAAGAGGCGATCACTTACGCTTGGGAATTTGTAACAGAGGTACTAAAACTACCAAAAGACAAACTTTATGTAACCGTTCATGAAAGTGACGATGAGGCATTTGAAATTTGGAGCACTCACATCGCAAAGGAGAGAATTTACCGCTTTGGCGATCACGATAACTTCTGGCAGATGGGCGATACTGGACCATGCGGCCCTTGCAGTGAAATTTTTTACGATCAAGGCGCTGAACACTTTAACACACCTGAGGACTACATGGGTGGCGATGGCGATAGATTTTTAGAGATCTGGAACCTTGTTTTCATGCAGTATGAAAGAAGTGCGGACGGCAAGCTAAGCCCACTTCCAAAGCCAAGCATTGATACTGGCATGGGACTTGAGCGCGTTACTGCTATCTTGCAAGGTAAATTTAGCAACTACGATAGCACCCTTTTTATGCCGCTCATAAACGAAGTAGCAAAGCTTTGTGGCAAGCCATACGTCTATGAAAGTGGCGCTAGCTACCGCGTCATAAGCGATCACATCCGCTCGGTTACATTTTTGCTAGCTCAAGGTACAACATTTGACAAAGAAGGCCGTGGCTACGTGCTTCGCCGCATCTTACGCCGTGCGATCCGCCATGGATACTTGCTAGGCATAAAAGAGCCATTTATGTATAAGCTTGTCGATAAAGTTTGCGAGCTAATGAGCGAGCACTACACCTATCTAAATGAGAAAAAAGCGGCTGTAAAAGAGCAGATAAAGCTTGAAGAAGAGAGATTTCTAGCGACTATTGCTAGCGGTTTGGAGCTATTTGAGAGCGAGCTTAAAAATACAAAAGAAATTTTTAGCGGAGAGGCTGCGTTTAAGCTTTATGACACATTTGGCTTTCCGCTTGATCTAACAGCTGATATGCTTAGAGAAAAGGGCCTAAAAGTCGATGAGGCAAGGTTTGATGAGCTTATGAGTGAGCAAAAAGCACGTGCAAAAGCTGCCTGGAAAGGCAGTGGCGACAAGAGCGCGAAGGGCGACTTTAAAGAGCTACTTGAAAAATTTGGCGAGAATAAATTTATAGGCTACGAAGAGCTTAAGAGCAAAAGTAAAATTCTAGCCCTGCTTGATGAAGAATTTAAAAATGTAGATAGTTTAGATGCTGGCAAAGAGGGCTGGGTGATGTTTGATGTCACTCCATTTTATGCTCAAAGTGGCGGCCAGTGCGGTGATAGCGGTAAGATAGTAGGCAAAGCAAATGTGCTTGATACGCAAAAATTTCATGGACTAAATTTATCTTTAGTAAAAACTACCGTGGCACTAAAAGTTGGCGATGAAGTAGAGCTTGAAGTTTCTAGCGATAGAGCAGAAACTGCACGTCATCACAGTGCCACACACTTGCTTCATGCAGCCCTTAGAAACGTGCTTGGCACGCATATCGCTCAAGCTGGCTCAAGTGTAGAAGCAGATAGGCTAAGGTTTGACTTCTCTCATCCAAAAGCACTTACTAGCGAAGAAATTTCAAAGGTTGAAAATTTAGTAAATGAGTGGATACTAAATGGTGCTAACTCAAAAACAGAACTTATGAAACTTGAAGATGCTAAAAATAGTGGAGCTATCGCACTATTTAATGAAAAATACGCTGATAATGTAAGAGTCGTTAGCTTTGGCGACGTCAGCAAAGAGCTTTGCGGTGGTACACACGTTAAAAATATAGACGAGATCGGATCGTTTTTCATCACAAAAGAGAGCGGCGTAAGTGCTGGCGTTAGGCGTATCGAGGCTGTTTGCTCAAGGGCTGCGCTAAATTTAGCAAAATCATTTAGAGCTGAGATTGATGAGCTAAAAGATGAGCTAAAGAGTGCCGAGCCACTAAATGCGGTCAAAAAGCTAAAAAATGAATTAAGAGTTTTAAAAGATAAACTAAAAAATGCTAAAAATTCTCATGAGCTAGTCTATTTAGACATAAATAAAACCAAGCTTTGCGTCACAAGCGTAGATGGTGGAGATATAAAAACCTTGATAGATGAGTTTAAAAATGAGCATGAAAGTGCTGCTATTTTGCTAATCCAAGCTGATGAGAGTGGCAAAATTTCTCTTGCAGCTGGAGTTAAAAACGCTCCTTTAAAGGCAGGCGCTTGGGTAAAATTTGCAGCGCAAATCCTAGGTGGCAATGGCGGTGGCAAAGATGACTTTGCAACAGCCGGTGGCAAAGATGCATCAATGATAGAAGATGCGATAAAAGATTCACTTGAGTACGCAAGGCAAGCCTTAGAAAAATGA
- a CDS encoding 3-isopropylmalate dehydratase, producing MSHYDIAFIKFDQVVLFLHVCFVALFVGLQAGLVLVGSYFIKNKFEDKERYHILLHIIRRFGIAIFILILCVIATSVVIIFGFYDANLTNPMASAMVATKCAIELFLLLNLSYIFYRYKKALKALRSHEMIELNESLIVIIYYFTPLNLLASLAAIYLGISYKVFL from the coding sequence ATGAGTCATTACGATATAGCTTTTATAAAATTTGACCAAGTAGTACTATTTTTGCATGTGTGCTTTGTAGCTCTTTTTGTGGGGCTACAAGCCGGTCTTGTACTTGTTGGAAGCTACTTTATAAAAAATAAATTTGAAGACAAGGAACGCTACCACATATTACTTCACATTATAAGACGCTTTGGCATTGCGATTTTCATACTAATCCTTTGCGTGATAGCGACAAGTGTGGTTATAATTTTTGGATTTTATGATGCAAATTTAACAAATCCTATGGCAAGTGCGATGGTGGCAACAAAATGCGCAATAGAACTATTTTTGCTATTAAATTTAAGCTATATATTTTATAGATACAAAAAGGCCTTAAAAGCACTAAGATCGCATGAAATGATCGAGCTAAACGAAAGTTTGATCGTTATAATTTATTACTTCACACCGCTAAATTTATTAGCTTCTTTAGCAGCTATTTATCTTGGCATAAGCTATAAGGTATTTTTATGA
- the maf gene encoding septum formation inhibitor Maf — MIILASSSPTRANLLKDAGINFTQISFQFDESKIEKNVKPEIYVQNVVKAKKEQFLKENMGLKNLLFADSCVACGDKILGKAKDEKEAIAMLNLQSGNECSVYTAMIFLGEFELINVSKTTYKFKKFDEHDLNEYIKNNEWQGKAGAMTIENFNKKYIISQHGETSTAMGLNLKILKAFL, encoded by the coding sequence ATGATAATACTCGCTTCAAGCTCGCCAACAAGGGCAAATTTATTAAAAGATGCTGGTATAAATTTCACTCAAATTTCTTTCCAGTTTGACGAGAGCAAGATAGAAAAAAATGTAAAGCCTGAAATTTATGTCCAAAATGTCGTAAAAGCTAAAAAAGAGCAATTTTTAAAAGAAAACATGGGTCTTAAAAATTTGCTCTTTGCAGATAGCTGTGTGGCGTGTGGAGATAAAATTTTAGGTAAAGCAAAGGACGAAAAAGAAGCGATTGCCATGCTAAATTTACAAAGCGGTAACGAATGCAGCGTCTATACGGCGATGATATTTTTAGGCGAATTTGAGCTTATAAACGTAAGTAAAACTACGTATAAATTTAAAAAATTTGACGAGCATGACCTTAATGAATACATAAAAAATAATGAGTGGCAAGGCAAGGCTGGAGCCATGACGATAGAAAATTTTAATAAAAAATATATCATCTCCCAACACGGCGAAACTAGCACGGCCATGGGACTAAATTTAAAAATATTAAAGGCATTTTTATGA
- a CDS encoding transglycosylase domain-containing protein has product MKYILAFIFIVAISLGGAFLYFYSQVRFDAYAIIDYKPKLTTQIFDRNNELIANIFEENRIYVKYNDIPPRVIEALVAIEDTSYFEHGGINVEAMARAAIKDIKARKLVEGASTLTQQLIKNLALSREKKFTRKIKEIVLAMKLESELSKEDIIERYLNHVYFGHGYYGIKTAAEGYFRKELNELSIKEVAMLVGLPKAPSTYDPTKHLDLSLSRANRVLERMYSIGWLNEDEYRKGVLEEPAVFDDTLTRNKAPYVVDEIIKEASKKFDDIKTGGYKIQSTVDLNVQKIAQEALVYGYNEILKRDKKANAEILNGAIVVTHPQSGQILALIGGIDYAKSSYNRATQSKRQPGSSFKPFIYQIALDSGYSVVSQVADIARTFDMGNGKEWTPKNYSGGFQGYITIKSAITQSRNLATINLLNDLGLSSVRKQLTDMGFNDIPENLSIALGSFGISPLDFAKFYSMFPNEGEMVEPTLIKHIENSFGASMDYEPQRKQVLKPEQAFLMTTLLQNVVNNGTGRNAKINGIQIAGKTGTTNNNIDAWFCGYSPDIEAIIWYGNDDNSPMKKIEGGGRTAAPVFKKFMEGYIKLYPTLRRAFEQPDGVYKGYYGGSDEYYTNDSPLPQNIPANDIIQDQENDGLLF; this is encoded by the coding sequence ATGAAATATATCTTGGCATTTATCTTTATAGTTGCCATTTCGCTTGGCGGAGCATTTTTATATTTTTACTCACAAGTTAGATTTGATGCTTACGCTATTATTGATTATAAACCAAAGCTTACAACGCAAATTTTTGATAGAAACAACGAACTCATCGCGAATATCTTTGAAGAAAATAGAATTTACGTAAAGTATAACGACATCCCGCCGCGTGTCATCGAAGCGCTCGTAGCTATCGAGGATACAAGCTACTTTGAGCATGGTGGCATAAACGTAGAAGCTATGGCAAGAGCTGCCATAAAAGATATTAAAGCTAGAAAGCTAGTAGAGGGAGCTTCAACACTAACACAACAGCTCATTAAAAATTTGGCTCTAAGCCGTGAGAAGAAATTTACAAGAAAGATAAAAGAGATCGTGCTTGCCATGAAGCTTGAAAGCGAGCTTAGCAAAGAAGATATCATCGAAAGATACCTAAATCACGTCTATTTTGGACATGGTTACTATGGCATAAAAACAGCAGCTGAGGGATATTTTAGAAAAGAGCTAAATGAGCTAAGCATAAAAGAGGTTGCCATGCTAGTTGGCTTGCCAAAGGCTCCAAGCACTTATGATCCTACAAAGCACCTTGACCTATCACTTAGCCGTGCAAATAGAGTGCTTGAGAGAATGTATAGCATCGGCTGGCTAAACGAGGATGAGTACCGCAAGGGTGTGCTTGAAGAGCCAGCGGTCTTTGACGATACACTCACAAGAAATAAAGCCCCTTACGTAGTCGATGAGATAATAAAAGAGGCTTCAAAGAAATTTGACGATATAAAAACTGGTGGCTATAAGATACAAAGCACAGTTGATCTAAATGTTCAAAAGATCGCTCAAGAAGCTCTAGTCTATGGCTACAATGAAATTTTAAAACGCGACAAAAAAGCAAATGCAGAAATCCTAAATGGAGCTATAGTAGTCACTCATCCACAAAGCGGTCAAATTTTGGCACTAATTGGCGGTATCGACTACGCAAAAAGCAGCTATAACCGCGCCACTCAAAGCAAGCGCCAGCCAGGATCTAGCTTTAAGCCATTTATCTATCAAATAGCACTTGATAGTGGCTACTCAGTCGTTTCTCAAGTGGCTGATATCGCTAGGACATTTGACATGGGAAATGGCAAAGAGTGGACGCCAAAGAATTATAGTGGTGGCTTTCAAGGCTACATCACTATAAAATCAGCAATAACCCAGTCGCGTAACCTCGCAACCATAAATTTGCTAAACGATCTTGGTCTTAGCTCGGTTCGCAAACAGCTTACTGATATGGGCTTTAACGATATCCCAGAAAATTTATCTATCGCACTTGGAAGCTTTGGGATTTCACCGCTTGACTTTGCAAAATTTTACTCGATGTTTCCAAATGAGGGCGAGATGGTTGAGCCGACACTTATTAAGCATATAGAAAATAGCTTTGGGGCCTCGATGGATTATGAACCACAAAGAAAGCAAGTGCTAAAACCAGAACAAGCATTTTTGATGACGACACTTCTTCAAAATGTCGTAAATAATGGTACTGGACGTAACGCAAAAATAAATGGCATCCAAATAGCAGGCAAAACCGGCACAACAAATAATAACATCGATGCTTGGTTTTGTGGTTACTCACCTGATATCGAAGCGATAATCTGGTACGGAAATGACGACAACAGCCCTATGAAAAAGATTGAAGGCGGCGGCAGGACAGCAGCACCTGTGTTTAAAAAATTTATGGAAGGCTACATTAAGCTTTATCCTACTTTAAGACGTGCATTTGAGCAGCCAGATGGTGTTTATAAAGGCTATTATGGCGGCAGTGACGAATACTACACAAACGACTCGCCACTACCTCAAAATATACCGGCAAATGATATCATACAAGACCAAGAAAACGATGGATTATTATTTTAG
- a CDS encoding ComEA family DNA-binding protein, producing MRIKILLCLAVASIAYGANLNTASKNELMELGLSKGQALNIIKYRKAHKFKSIDELERVQGIGFNDMQKVKAKLSIKENAKVKKSEAKNSKGKKK from the coding sequence ATGAGGATTAAAATTTTACTTTGTTTAGCAGTCGCAAGTATTGCATATGGCGCTAATCTAAATACAGCCAGCAAAAACGAGTTAATGGAGCTTGGGCTAAGCAAAGGCCAAGCGTTAAACATTATAAAATACAGAAAAGCCCATAAATTTAAAAGCATCGATGAACTTGAAAGAGTCCAAGGTATTGGTTTTAACGATATGCAAAAAGTTAAGGCAAAACTTAGCATAAAAGAGAATGCGAAAGTCAAAAAATCTGAAGCAAAAAACTCCAAAGGCAAGAAAAAATAA
- the glyS gene encoding glycine--tRNA ligase subunit beta, whose amino-acid sequence MKELLLEIGVEELPAIPFLRELPSINAKWQAVLEKYNITSEFKFYYTPRRLVFFHEKFPQAQPDSVASFVGAPKQVALKDGVFTKAALSFASKCGIDESELKFKEIDGKEVLYYEKEVKGEPVAKIMGDMVEEFLKSLNFGKSMRWGNGEFEFIRPIRSFLCLLGEEVIKFNKFGVASGDSTYPHRSVSYDMIKISNIKEYFEGSKSRGVVLEAAEREKIILDEFEKISQKSGLKIEIDRDLLAEVVAITEYPTALLGSFEEEFLEVPSEVIVTSMKENQRYFPVFKDGKLANGFVVVSNAITDDYSLIIKGNEKVLRARLSDAMFFWQSDLKAEFSPEKLKNITYLKELGSIYEKELRELKVAKKLANNYDELLKKEAGEYEAKLERAVMLSKADLTTQMVYEFTELQGVMGAYYAKAKNEDENVVLAIKEQYLPDGEEAQCPSKVFSSVVALSNKLDTLMGLFSIGKIPSGTKDPYALRRAANGVIKIVLAHNLKFNVKEILEDIAKDYKKFDVEVLINFILDRLYTFFDANSSIVKACIKSGEKDILELTKMIEALAKISSEPNFRENFSTFKRLANIIKDDKFSKVDENLFEIDAEKALNDAFKAVDKSLAYEPRLKALFALKPQIDEFFDKVMINVENEKVRNNRIAIIGQIYSEILKVADIKEISF is encoded by the coding sequence ATGAAAGAGTTATTATTAGAGATTGGAGTCGAGGAGCTTCCAGCGATACCGTTTTTAAGGGAGTTGCCAAGCATCAATGCTAAATGGCAGGCTGTACTTGAAAAATATAACATCACAAGTGAGTTTAAATTTTATTACACGCCACGTCGTTTGGTCTTTTTTCATGAGAAATTTCCACAAGCACAGCCTGATAGCGTGGCTAGTTTCGTTGGCGCGCCAAAGCAAGTAGCGCTAAAAGACGGAGTCTTTACAAAGGCGGCACTTAGCTTTGCTAGCAAATGTGGCATAGATGAGAGCGAGCTTAAATTTAAAGAGATAGATGGCAAAGAGGTGCTTTACTACGAAAAAGAGGTAAAGGGCGAGCCAGTCGCTAAGATAATGGGCGACATGGTTGAGGAGTTTCTAAAGAGCCTAAATTTTGGCAAGTCTATGCGCTGGGGCAATGGCGAGTTCGAGTTTATCCGCCCGATAAGATCGTTTTTGTGTTTGCTTGGTGAAGAGGTCATTAAATTTAATAAATTTGGCGTGGCAAGTGGCGACTCTACTTATCCGCACAGAAGCGTTAGCTACGACATGATAAAAATATCAAATATAAAAGAGTATTTTGAAGGCTCAAAAAGTCGCGGCGTCGTGCTTGAAGCTGCCGAGAGAGAAAAAATAATCCTTGATGAGTTTGAAAAGATCAGCCAAAAAAGCGGGTTAAAAATCGAGATAGATAGAGATCTTCTAGCTGAAGTCGTGGCGATTACCGAGTACCCAACAGCACTTCTTGGCTCGTTTGAAGAGGAATTTTTAGAGGTGCCAAGCGAGGTCATCGTCACTTCTATGAAAGAAAATCAGCGCTATTTCCCAGTATTTAAAGATGGTAAGCTCGCAAATGGCTTCGTTGTCGTTAGTAACGCTATCACAGATGACTACTCGCTTATTATTAAGGGCAACGAAAAGGTGCTAAGAGCAAGGCTAAGTGATGCGATGTTCTTTTGGCAAAGCGACCTTAAGGCAGAATTTAGCCCAGAAAAACTAAAAAATATAACCTACCTAAAAGAGCTTGGAAGTATCTATGAAAAAGAGCTTAGAGAGCTAAAAGTGGCTAAAAAACTAGCTAATAACTATGATGAGCTACTTAAAAAAGAGGCTGGCGAGTATGAGGCGAAGCTAGAGCGAGCTGTAATGCTAAGCAAGGCTGATCTTACAACGCAGATGGTTTATGAATTTACCGAGCTTCAAGGCGTCATGGGTGCTTACTACGCAAAGGCTAAAAATGAAGATGAAAACGTCGTTTTAGCCATAAAAGAGCAGTATCTGCCAGACGGCGAGGAGGCGCAGTGCCCAAGCAAGGTCTTTAGCTCGGTTGTAGCGCTTTCAAATAAGCTTGATACGCTAATGGGGCTCTTTAGTATCGGCAAAATCCCAAGCGGCACCAAGGACCCATACGCCCTAAGACGCGCGGCAAATGGCGTGATAAAGATCGTTTTGGCGCATAATTTGAAATTTAACGTAAAAGAAATTTTAGAAGATATCGCAAAAGACTACAAGAAATTTGACGTTGAAGTGCTTATAAATTTCATCCTTGATAGGCTCTATACCTTCTTTGACGCAAACTCTTCTATCGTAAAAGCTTGCATAAAAAGCGGCGAAAAGGATATCTTGGAGCTAACCAAGATGATAGAGGCACTTGCTAAAATTTCTAGCGAGCCAAATTTTAGAGAGAATTTCTCGACATTTAAACGCCTTGCAAACATCATAAAAGATGATAAATTTAGCAAGGTCGATGAGAACCTCTTTGAGATAGATGCTGAAAAGGCCTTAAATGATGCATTTAAAGCGGTCGATAAGAGCCTAGCGTATGAGCCAAGGCTAAAGGCGCTATTTGCATTAAAACCACAGATCGATGAGTTTTTTGACAAAGTTATGATAAACGTTGAAAACGAGAAAGTGCGAAACAATCGCATCGCAATCATCGGTCAAATTTATAGCGAGATACTAAAAGTAGCTGATATAAAAGAGATCAGCTTTTAA
- a CDS encoding endonuclease/exonuclease/phosphatase family protein codes for MRVVFALVFTILAAFASEISIATYNVQNLFDCKDDGSEYLDFKVGVSKWDCEAADSKLQRTRQVINALNTDIIALQEIENEQVLKALVSDSEYKFVSFTKEKNSPVGLGLISKLQPSGSEIFKVPNVKTRNILKVVFEVEGKKFSIFVNHFPTYKNGINMQKKAEKTLRTALGKEKNAIILGDFNSPFGQKSILNDIIVTRKFYDLYKELAPNDRYSHAVHGKKRAIDHVLISPSFIESGDLSYISGSFEVFKPSFAVDENGFARSDLYSDHFALKFKISTDPSPAKSGIVSKIFKSDKDKASKKTSEQKYKNADIDALFANPEDLPVLVDRAVVILKDKKGFIISKDHRGIYVYDPKNNVTVGKELDILVRRMKVYKDALEVSSYEIINEYGTKDVSENLLDASHLNEARSGDVIAKISGNLVGRYLHTPYGKIRVYSKKKLKQGEQIFENVRVQIYKRENQIVVE; via the coding sequence TTGAGAGTAGTTTTTGCTTTGGTTTTTACTATTTTAGCGGCATTTGCGAGTGAAATTAGCATCGCAACTTATAATGTGCAAAATTTATTTGATTGCAAAGATGATGGTAGCGAGTATCTTGACTTTAAAGTAGGCGTATCAAAGTGGGACTGCGAGGCGGCTGATTCAAAACTACAAAGGACAAGACAAGTCATAAATGCACTAAATACTGACATTATTGCACTTCAAGAGATCGAAAATGAGCAGGTTTTAAAAGCTCTGGTAAGTGATAGCGAGTATAAATTTGTAAGCTTTACAAAGGAGAAAAACTCGCCTGTTGGGCTTGGGCTTATTTCAAAGTTGCAGCCAAGTGGCAGTGAAATTTTTAAAGTTCCAAATGTAAAGACGAGAAATATTTTAAAGGTTGTTTTTGAGGTAGAAGGTAAGAAATTTAGCATATTTGTAAATCACTTTCCAACTTATAAAAATGGCATAAATATGCAAAAAAAGGCTGAAAAAACGTTAAGAACGGCTCTAGGCAAAGAGAAAAATGCGATTATTTTGGGTGATTTTAATTCGCCTTTTGGGCAAAAGTCTATCTTAAACGATATCATTGTAACACGTAAATTTTACGACCTTTACAAGGAATTAGCGCCAAATGATAGATACTCTCACGCAGTGCACGGTAAAAAGAGGGCGATCGATCATGTTTTAATCTCACCTAGTTTTATAGAAAGTGGCGATCTTAGCTATATCTCAGGCAGTTTTGAGGTCTTTAAACCAAGCTTTGCAGTCGATGAAAATGGTTTTGCTAGGAGCGATCTTTACTCAGATCACTTTGCGTTAAAGTTTAAAATCTCAACTGATCCAAGCCCAGCTAAAAGCGGAATAGTAAGTAAAATTTTTAAATCCGATAAAGACAAAGCTAGTAAAAAAACAAGCGAGCAAAAGTATAAAAATGCTGATATAGACGCACTTTTTGCAAATCCAGAGGACTTACCAGTGCTTGTTGATAGGGCAGTTGTTATACTAAAAGATAAAAAAGGCTTTATCATCTCAAAAGATCACCGTGGAATTTATGTCTATGATCCCAAAAATAACGTAACTGTGGGCAAAGAGCTAGACATTTTGGTAAGGCGCATGAAAGTTTATAAAGATGCTCTTGAGGTGAGCTCTTATGAGATAATAAATGAATACGGCACTAAAGACGTGAGTGAAAATTTACTCGATGCTTCACATCTAAATGAGGCAAGAAGTGGCGACGTGATAGCTAAAATTTCTGGCAATCTAGTAGGTCGCTATTTACATACGCCATATGGAAAGATTAGGGTTTATAGTAAGAAAAAGCTAAAACAAGGCGAACAAATTTTTGAAAATGTAAGAGTGCAAATTTACAAAAGAGAAAATCAAATCGTCGTGGAGTAG
- a CDS encoding tRNA (cytidine(34)-2'-O)-methyltransferase, with protein sequence MFNIVLVHPQIPQNTGAIGRMCVNANLKLHIVKPTVFDLSEKAVRRAGLDYWKILNPKIWDSLEEFLEANLSHKDRFFFATTKTNRLYYEAEFKPGDFIFFGGESTGLPREFMDINFKNAITIPMGKEGRSLNLAMSAGIIAYEAIRQNITEFDFRSEI encoded by the coding sequence ATGTTTAACATAGTCTTAGTTCATCCTCAGATACCGCAAAATACTGGAGCTATCGGTAGAATGTGCGTTAATGCAAATTTAAAGCTACATATCGTTAAGCCCACTGTGTTTGATCTGAGTGAAAAGGCTGTTAGACGAGCAGGGCTTGACTACTGGAAAATTTTAAATCCAAAAATTTGGGATAGTTTGGAAGAATTTTTAGAAGCAAACTTAAGCCACAAGGATAGATTTTTCTTCGCTACTACAAAGACAAATAGGCTTTACTACGAGGCCGAGTTTAAGCCAGGAGATTTTATATTTTTTGGTGGCGAGAGTACTGGACTGCCAAGAGAATTTATGGATATAAATTTTAAAAACGCCATAACCATACCAATGGGAAAAGAGGGCAGGAGCTTAAATTTAGCTATGAGCGCTGGCATTATCGCTTATGAGGCGATCAGGCAAAATATCACTGAATTTGACTTTAGGAGTGAGATTTGA